GCGGCCGGGCGCCGGCTGGTTCACCATACGGGCGGGATCGATCATGCCTGACCTCTTCGAAGAGCGCGGAACCATGCGCAGAGCGGCGGCGGCTGGCAAGCCGGTTTGGAATGATTCCAGGCGCGATATCCGCCTCTCAGCCCTCATCCTGAGGAGCAGTCATCAGGCTGCGCCTCGAAGGATGCTCTAGTGGGCTCCTGAGCCATCTGGAATATCCTTCGAGACACGACCCGCGATCGCTCCTCAGGATGAGGGCTGCGGATTGGAAGTCGCCTCAAGATTCCGACGAGCCGGGCCCGTCCCGCGCCAGACTCTGCCCTGATCTGCAGGAAAATCGCTCAGCGCTTGCGCCGATCGCGGTCTATGCTCGCATAAACAACGCGTAAATAAGCAGGAGCCGGGAAATGCTGACCAACCTCGCCGTCCGCGACATCGAGACGCTCGTCCACCCCTACACCAACCTGGCGACGCATCGCGAAGTCGGCCCGCTGGTGCTCGAGCGCGGCAAGGGGGTCTTCGTCTACGACACCACCGGCAAGGACTATATCGAGGGCATGGCCGGGCTCTGGTGCACCTCGCTCGGCTATTCCAACCAGGAGCTGGCCGAGGCCGCCTATGAGCAGCTGAAGAAATTGCCCTTCACCCATCTCTTCTCCGGCCGCAGCCATGATCCGGCGATTGAGTTGGCCGAGAAGCTGAAGGAAATCGCGCCGGTGCCGATCTCCAAGGTGTTCTACGGCGCCTCCGGCTCGGACGCGAACGACACCCAGGTCAAGCTGGTCTGGTACATGAACAATGCGCTCGGCCGGCCCAAGAAGAAGAAGATCATCTCGCGGCTGAAGGGTTATCACGGTGTCACCGTCGCCTCGGCCTCGCTGACCGGCCTGCCGGCCAACCATACCGATTTCGACCTGCCGCTCCCCGGCATCCTGCACACCTCCAGCCCGCACCATTATCGCTTTGCGCAGCCGGGCGAGAGCGAACTGGACTTCTCGGCGCGTCTCGCCGCCGAGCTCGACGAGATGATCCAGCGCGAGGGGCCGGACACCGTCGCCGCCTTCATCGCCGAGCCGGTGATGGGCGCCGGCGGCGCGGTCACTCCGCCCGAGGGCTATTTCGAGGCGATCAACGCCGTCCTCGCCAAATACGACATCCTCTTCATCGCCGACGAGGTCATCACCGGCTTCGGCCGCACCGGCGAGATGTTCGGCACCACCACCTACAAGATGAAGGCCGACACGCTCTCCTGCGCCAAGGCCCTGACCTCGGCCTATTTCCCGCTCAGCGCCGTGCTGATCAACGAGCCGGTCTATGAGGTGCTCGTCGACCAGAGCAAGAAGATCGGCACCTTCGGCCACGGCAACACCTATGCCGGCCACCCGGTCGGCTGCGCGGTCGCGGTCAAGACGCTGGAGATCTACCAGCGCGACAAGATCATCGATCACGTGCGCAAGGTCGCGCCGAAGTTCCTGCAGCGCCTCACCAAGCTCGCCGAGCACCCGCTTATCGGTGAAGCCCGCGGCGTCGGCCTGATCGGCGGCATCGAGTTCGTCAAGGACAAGGCGAGCAAGGCCCAGTTCGAGGCCAAGAAGGGCGTCGCCCTCAAGTCGACCAGCTTCGCCCAGGAAGAAGGCCTGATCCTGCGCGCGCTGGGCGGCGACCGCGTTGCCTTCTGCCCGCCGCTGGTGATCAGCGAAGCCGAGATCGACGAGCTGTTCGACCGCTACGAGCGTGCGCTCGCCAAGACGCTCGACTGGGTCAAGGCCGAGGGGCTGCTCGCGGGCTGATCCGCACACCCGAACCACGACGTCATGCTCGCCCTTGTGGCGAGCATGACGTCGTGGACACCGCATGCCACGGAGGAAGACGTGCATGGTCGGGACAAGCCCGATCATGACGAGAAAAAGCGGCTGGCGCTGATTTCAGCCTGCCTACCAGCGAAACTGTGCCAAAGCTGACCAAAGCCTCGGTGTGACGATGAAAACGTCACAAGAAATTCAAAATGCCGCCGCCGGCCCGACCCGATCGGCAGCGACATTGGCGGTGCTGACGGCCAGGAACCGTCGGCGCCACAACCGGAAATCGAGGATCATGTCTACGCATAAGCCGCGCCACCCCGCGCACCGCTCCGCCAGCTTCCATGATGCCAGCGCACGTGAGGCTTATGCATCGCGCTTTCGTCCGATCGCGATTCCTGCCATTCTCGCGGGAACCCGCTGGACCCCGGCCGCGTTGACCTCGCAGCACAGGGACGTTCCGGCGCTCCTGCGCAACGGTTTCGAAGATTGATACGACCACCTCCCATTGAGACCCCAAATGCTTGACCGGCGCAGAGTTCTTCAGACTCTCGCCGGTCTTTTTTTGTCCGGCATCGGGCTCGGCGGCTATGCCTATGCCTGGGAGCCAACCCATCAGGGCGTGACCCGCTACAAGCTCCGGCCAGCCGGCTGGCCGGAGGGCAGGCGGCTGAGCCTCGCCGTCCTCAGCGACATCCATGTCGGCAGCGGCTATATGCCGATCTCGCGCGTAGGCGAGATCGTCGACCAGACCAATCAGCTGAAACCGGACCTCATTCTCCTGCTCGGTGATTTCGTCGCCAGCCGCGATTGGCGTCCGAGTGATCCGCAGCCCGTCGAATGGGCGCTGCAGCTCGCCCGGCTGCAGGCCCCCAATGGCCGTTTTGCCGTGCTCGGCAATCATGATTGGTGGCATGACGAGCGCGCCCAGAGCGCGCGCCGCGGCCCGACGCTGGCTGGCTCGGCGCTGGCGGCGGTCGGTATTCCGGTGCTGGAGAATCAGGCGCTCAAGCTCAACACCGCGGCCGGGCCGGTCTGGCTCGCCGGACTCGGCGATCAGTGGGCCTTCCCACGCTGGCTACAGCCGCCGGGGATGCCCAGAGCCCATCGCGGCATCGACGATCTCGCGAGCACTCTCGCCATGGTCACAGACGATGCACCGGTGATCCTGATGGCGCATGAGCCCGATATCTTCACCAGGGTGCCGGCGCGCATCGCTCTGACGGTATCGGGCCATACCCATGGCGGCCAAGTCAGGCTGTTCGGCTGGTCACCCGTGGTGCCGTCCCGCTACGGTAACCGCTACGCCTACGGTCACATCGTCGAGAACGGTTGCAACCTGATCGTCTCAGCAGGCCTCGGCGTCAGCAGCAAAATGCCGATCCGGCTGGGCGCACCGCCGGAGATCGTCCTGATCGAACTGGGTTGAGGGCGACGCCGCAGCGTCATCCGATCAGCGGACGATGACCTTTCCGCCGACCGCAGCGCGGTTGTAGAGGTCGATCGCATCGATATTGCGCATCCGGATGCAGCCGGACGAGGCCGAGCGGCCGATCGTCTCCGGCTCATTGGTGCCGTGG
This genomic interval from Bosea sp. 29B contains the following:
- a CDS encoding metallophosphoesterase, producing the protein MSGIGLGGYAYAWEPTHQGVTRYKLRPAGWPEGRRLSLAVLSDIHVGSGYMPISRVGEIVDQTNQLKPDLILLLGDFVASRDWRPSDPQPVEWALQLARLQAPNGRFAVLGNHDWWHDERAQSARRGPTLAGSALAAVGIPVLENQALKLNTAAGPVWLAGLGDQWAFPRWLQPPGMPRAHRGIDDLASTLAMVTDDAPVILMAHEPDIFTRVPARIALTVSGHTHGGQVRLFGWSPVVPSRYGNRYAYGHIVENGCNLIVSAGLGVSSKMPIRLGAPPEIVLIELG
- a CDS encoding aminotransferase, whose translation is MLTNLAVRDIETLVHPYTNLATHREVGPLVLERGKGVFVYDTTGKDYIEGMAGLWCTSLGYSNQELAEAAYEQLKKLPFTHLFSGRSHDPAIELAEKLKEIAPVPISKVFYGASGSDANDTQVKLVWYMNNALGRPKKKKIISRLKGYHGVTVASASLTGLPANHTDFDLPLPGILHTSSPHHYRFAQPGESELDFSARLAAELDEMIQREGPDTVAAFIAEPVMGAGGAVTPPEGYFEAINAVLAKYDILFIADEVITGFGRTGEMFGTTTYKMKADTLSCAKALTSAYFPLSAVLINEPVYEVLVDQSKKIGTFGHGNTYAGHPVGCAVAVKTLEIYQRDKIIDHVRKVAPKFLQRLTKLAEHPLIGEARGVGLIGGIEFVKDKASKAQFEAKKGVALKSTSFAQEEGLILRALGGDRVAFCPPLVISEAEIDELFDRYERALAKTLDWVKAEGLLAG